Genomic window (Fodinibius salicampi):
ATAATGCAGCCGTGGTTATGGGCTCCGCTACGCCCAGTATGGTTTCTTTGCATGGTGCAAAAAAAGGAAAGAGTAAGATGTTATCGCTGACGGAACGTCCTTTTGAGGCAACACTCCCCGAGGTAAAAGTGCTGGATATGAAGCAGTATCGATCGGCGATGCGGGGGCCATTGACGGTTCCTTTATTTGAGGCCGTAAAGGAAGCGATGGAGCAAGAGGAGCAGGCCATTTTGTTGTATAATCGTCGGGGTTTTTCTTCTTACCTGCAGTGCGGGCACTGTGGGGAGATTCCGGAATGTCCCAATTGCTCGGTGAGCCTGACCTTTCATAAATCCAAGAAACAACTTAGATGTCACTATTGTGGGTACTCAGAACGACAACCCCGGTGCTGCAGGGAGTGTAATCATGAGGCTGTTGCCCCTCGTGGAAGTGGTACGCAAAAATTGGAAGAGGAGCTTTCTGAGCTTTTCCCTGATGCCCGAACCCTGCGCATGGATTATGATACGACCTCCGGAAAGGAAGCGCACGCCAATATACTCCAGACATTTGGGCGCAAGGAAGCAGATATTTTGGTGGGTACACAGATTGTAGGCAAGGGACTTAATTTTCCGGATGTAACCGTGGTGGGCGTCATTGATGCGGATACTGAGCTGGCTTTCCCCTCTTTTCGATCGGGTGAGCGAATGTACCAGTTACTGAGCCAAGTGGCAGGCCGATCGGGACGGGCAGAGAAGAAGGGGCGGGTCTTTTTTCAAACCTGGCAGCCGGATCACCCGGCAATTAAGACAGCACGCAAGCACGATTATAAATCTTTTGCGCGTCAAGAACTGGCTTATAGGAAAATGCTGGAGTATCCCCCCTATTCGCGGATCATTCGATTTACATTTAAAGGTAAAAGAGACACCCGGGTACGGAGGGTGGCGTATGCATTTACGGAAAGCCTTACAGAAGTTCTGGGAAATATGGAGGCTGTTTTGGGACCCTCACCGGCTGCTATCGCCCGCATGCAGAACTTTTATCGGTGGGAAAGCCTCTTAAAGATAAAGCCTTCCAATGGTGCAAGTGCCATTGAACGACTTATAGACCAGACCTTTGAGCGGTATGAGAATCGTAAACCCAAAGGAGCCAGCAGCGTCCGAATTAACGTGAATGTAGATGCCTTGGAGTAGAATTTCCACCTGCTGCTCCCATCATTAAAAGTTTTTGTAATTGGTACAGGGATCGTTAAAAGGCTTAATACCGTTTAATTATGCTTGCATTGTACTTAAGAAATTCGATTATTACAGCCATTAACACTTGTTAACAGTTTAGTGAGGTGCCTATGGGTGAGTCCAGAGTAAAGCTGGCCGACAGTCAGGAAGAAGTGCAGCGGTTTATGAAATATGTGTTGAAGGACTTGCGGGCGCTGGATCGTATGCTCGAGGAAGATGACTGGTTTGAGACCGATCCGATCCGTATCGGAGCCGAGCAGGAGCTCTGCCTGGTCAATCAGCAAGCGAAAGCATGGCCGCACTCAATGGAGATACTGAATAAATTAGAGAGCGAGGGTGCGGAAGGTTTTACCACGGAGTTTGCCAAGTTTAATCTGGAAATAAACTTAAAACCACTGGAATTTACCGGCGATTGCCTGTCGCAGATGGAGGAAAACCTTCAACAGCAGATAGACCGAGTACGAAGAGTAGCAGAAGATATGGGAGGAGAAATACTATTAACAGGTATCCTTCCAACCATCCGGAAGATGGATATAGATTTGAAAAATATGACGCCTCTGCAGCGGTATAGAGCTCTTTGCGAGGCTATTACGAAACTCAGAAGTGAGGATTTTGATCTGCGCATCCAGGGGATGGATGAGCTGTTGATGAAGTTTGATTCACCGCTTCTGGAGGCCTGTAACACTGGTTTTCAGGTACATCTGCAGGTAGATCCGGAGGAGTTTGTTACTAAATATAATATTGCCCAGCTGGTTACGGCACCGGTACTTGCAGGAACAGTAGGCTCTCCTATATTGTTTGGCAAGCGTCTGTGGAATGAAACTCGTATTGCACTTTTCCAGCAATCAGTGGATACCCGAACCGTAGGCGACCACCTGCGTGAAAGCAGCCCCCGGGTTACATTTGGCAATGAATGGGTAAAAGAGAGTATTTTAGAAATTTTTCAGGAAGATACCGCCCGTTATCGTGTAATGTTGAGTTCGGAAGTAACTGAAGATGTGGAGAAGATGCTGGATGAGGGGACACCCCCAGCCTTGAAAGCTTTGCAGGTACATAACGGAACAGTCTATCGGTGGAATCGTCCCTGCTATGGATTATTGGACGGTAAAGCGCACTTGCGTATTGAGAATCGCATGATGCCTTCAGGTCCCACGGTAACGGATGAGGTTGCCAATTCAGCTTTTTGGCTGGGACTGATGAATAAGATGGATGATTATTATCCTAATATATCTGAAAAAATGGATTTTGATGATGCACGGATGAACTTTGTTGCGGCTTCCAAAATGGGACTGGATACAAAGTTCCGCTGGTTCGACGACCAGCGAATAAATGCTGTCGACCTTATTACCGAGGAATTACTCCCTATTGCTCGCGAGGGACTAGAGGAAGTGGATATCGCCAATAGCGATATATCTGATTACCTGGGATTGATTCGGGATCGGGTTTCTTCCGGCCAAACACCATCGTATTGGATGCTGAATAATTATGCCGCTTTGATGAAGGAAAATGAATCCAAAGAACACACGCTGGCGGCTATCACCACAGCGATGGTTAAGAATCAGAAAAAGGGTGAGCCCGTCCATAAATGGGGTCGAGTTCGGATTGAAGACCTGGACCACTGGGAGCCTTCGAGCCTGATTGTAGAGGAGTTTATGACCACTGATCTATTCACGGTGCAGAAGGATGACATCCTGGAATTTGTAGCTAATTTGATTGACTGGCGGCGTATTCAGTATGTTCCGGTAGAGGACGAAAAGAAACATTTGGTGGGATTGGTTACTATGCGCATGATGTTTAATGAATATAGTAAGGCAGTGAATCAGGGAAAAGATGTGGTAGAATCGGTCGAGGATATCATGATTGATAATCCGATTACGATTCATCCGGAAGCTTCAATCATGGAGGCAATGGATATTATGGACAGTCAGGAGATTGGATGCCTGCCAGTGGTTAAAAATAACCGTCTGGTAGGTATTATTACAGAACATAACTATATGAAAATAGCAGGACGACTGTTGAAAGTATTACATTCGAATAACGATCCTAATGAATAAAACGGCTACAACCGAAGATAACATACAAATAGCGTCAAAGCGGATTATTGGATCACTGGAGGGGCCCAAAAAGGGTCCGTTGGTTATTCTTTTAACCGGAATGCACGGCAATGAAACGGCTGGTGTGGAGGCGGTGAGTAGTATTCTTGAACTTCTGGAACAGCGAAAGGAAGAGTTTCGGGGAAGGCTCTTGGGAATACGCGCAAATCTGCAAGCCCTGCAGCATGGAGTGCGCTATGTGGATGAGGATATGAACCGCATCTGGTTTACTTCTATTATTGAAGATATTCGATCTAAGCCCGAACATCATTTGCGATCAAGCGAGCGCGTTGAAGTTAAGCGGTTGTTGCGAATCCTTGATCGCCTTCAGGAGAACAGCAGTGAAAAAGTGATTCTTGCCGATGTTCATACGTTTTCGGCAGAGGGAGCTATGTTCACGATCCCCGGCAAGGTAAACGAGCATCGCGAATTGTTATCCCAAATCTATGCACCAATGGTATTTGGAATCGGGGAATCGCTGCGTGGAACGGCATTGAAATATTATCAGAAGCGCGGGATTCTTTCATTTGCCCTGGAAGGGGGACAGCATACCAATCAGTTAACGCAGTACAACATTACGGCTTCCTTATTTTTGCTGCTGCAGGCCTTAGGCTGTATTAAGTCAGAACATTACCCTGAGATAGCCAAATTTCGGGAACATCTTCAGTCTCATACCCGACAGCTTCCTGCCCAAACCGAGTTGGTATACCAGCACATGATAGAGGATGGGGATGAGTTTAAAATGCGTCCTGGCTATAGTAATTTTCAGAAGGTTAAAGAGGGAGAATGGCTGGCTTCCGACCGCAGAGGAAAAATTGAAGCCCGTTGTGATGGCTATATCCTCATGCCGTTATACCAGGAGCAGGGGAATGACGGATTCTTTATTATCAAAGAGCACGAAGCTTAACAATTTTTCTTATTTTCCACTCTATGAAATGGGAGATGGAATCCCGCGATCAGATGAATTTAGGTTATGAATGATTACGAATTTGTTGACGGCACGCGTCTTTCTTCAGTGATTGAGGCGCTTATCTTTTCGAGTCCGGAGCCTATATCTGCGGAGAAGATCTGTGAAATTATTGCCAAAGGAGAAGAAAATCTGGGTTTGGAAACCGAGGCTGTGGAGCCGTTTGTAGATAAGTTAAATCAGCGGTATGAAGAGAACGGTCTGGCATTTGAAATTACCCTGGTCGGCGGAGGATATACCTTTGCGACTAAAAAGCGCTATGAGCCATGGTTGAGCATTTTTCAGCATGAAAATGCCTATCGGAAACTTTCACAGTCTGCTATAGAAACCCTGGCTATCGTAGCCTATAAACAGCCTGTAACCAAGCCTGAAGTGGATGACATCCGCGGAGTGGATTCCGGTTATATCCTGCGCCAACTGTTGGAGAAAGTATTGATTGAGGTCTCTGGCCGATTGGATGCGCCGGGAAAGCCCCTGTTGTATCGAACTACCAAGCATTTTTTGAAGCATTTTGGCATCAACTCCATTGATGAACTGCCCAAGCCGCGGGAAATTGAGGAGATTCTCCGGGATGATGATATGGCCGAACATCGCCAATTCCTTTTTGACCGGCAGCTCGAACTTGAAGAGTTACAGGAAAAGGCAGAGGATGAGGATGCCACGGAAACAGCTCTCTCGCTTATTGAGGCTGTTGATAAAATTGATGAGGATGAAGTGCCTGACCTCGAGGAGTATACCGCTGAAGAGTTAACCCTGGAAGAGGAGGCGCAAGAGGAAGGGGATAGCGATAAAGAAGTAAATACACAGGAAGATGAGCAGGAAGAAAAAGAATTTGAATCGATAGAAAAACCAGATAATGAGTCGACGAAAGAGGAGGAGTAATCAGCGAAATCGTAAGGAAGCACCCCATGCTGTAGATCAAAATTACAGCGAGGATGAGGATATACGCCTGAATAAATATATCGCCCACTGTGGATTTTGTTCCCGTCGCAAGGCAGATGACTATATTGCGGCGGGCAAGGTGAAGGTAAACGATGAGGTAGTAACGCAGATGGGAGTCAAGGTGCAGCGTACCGATCGCGTAGTGGTAGAGGGGGAACAGCTGAACCTTGAAAAATTGGTATATATTCTCCTTAATAAACCGAAAGATACGATTACTACCACAGATGATCCGCGTAATCGTGATACCGTGATGGATAAAGTTGAAGATGCTACGGGAAAGCGTGTTTACCCGGTAGGTCGCCTCGATCGTCATACCATGGGGCTGTTGCTTTTGACAAATGACGGAGATCTGGCAAACCGGCTGATGCATCCCAGCTATGAGGTGCGTAAGACATATGAGGTGGAAACCGAACGAAAGTTAAAGGATAATGAGCTGCAGGAACTCCAGGAGGGGATCGAATTGGAAGATGGTTTTGCTAAGGCTCACAGTATCGCCCGTACTCCCAACGGCTTTGTCCTGACTATTTTTGAGGGCCGTAACCGGCTGGTACGTAGAATGGTTGAGTATTTTGGCACGGAGGCAACGAAATTGAAGCGTATTGACTATGCCGGCCTGAATCTTAACAATGTTAAGATGGGGCAGTGGCGCTATCTCGAGGAACGCGAAATTAATGCTCTTAGGAAGCTGGTTAAGCTGGAGCCTTTGAACTTTAAGAAGTAGTTCACTTGGGTAATGGGTATTTTTTTTTAGAAGATATTCCTGCAAAGATCGTACGAAGTCATATAACATTTAAAAAATTTTGATTGATATCTTTTGGTTATGAAACAGTCTGGTTTTGTTCCTTCCAGTGAAAATCTGCCCATTTATTATGATTTGTATACACCGGATGAGTGGTCCTCTGGTCAACCGCTGCCGGTGGTGCTTTTCCTGCACGGTTTTAAGGGCTTTAAAGACTGGGGAGCTTTCCCTGATGCGTGTGCCGAATTAAGCAGGGCAGGATTTGCGGTGCTGGCAATGAACTTTTCCCTGAATGGAGTAGGGGAGAGCATGACAGAATTTGATCAGCTGGATCGCTTTGCCCGGGAAACATTGAGCCAGGATCTTGATGATGTAGGATCAGTCATTGCAGCTCTCAAAAATAGTAAAATAGAAATGTCGGAAGGTATTCAGCTGGATACCGACGTCATTGGTATAGTAGGACACTCGCGCGGGGGACATACCGCGGTAGCGGCTGCTGCAGAGTATCCGGAAGTCAAATGCCTGGTAACATGGTCTGCGGTTGCGGATTATAATGCCCGATGGAGTTCGGAAATGGTCAGTGATTGGGAGGAAAAAGGCGTGACGGAAATTATAAACGGGCGTACGGGACAAATCATGCCGGTCAAGAAAATAGTGCATGAAGATGCCTTAGAGAATGCAGATAGGCTGATGGCCGTTAAGCGGGTTGAAGAACTCAGTATTCCTGCTCTCTTTGTACATTCCAGAGGGGACGAGGCTGTCCCATATAGCGAAGCTGAAAAATTATATGAACATTGTACCTCAGAGCAGAAAGAAATTTTACTCATGCCTGACTCAGGCCACACTTTTGATACCTCCCATCCTTTTGATGGTGAAGATTTTCCTGATATTTTTCAAGAAGTGGTTACTGCAACTAGGGAGTGGTTTCAGAATTATTTGCAATAAGATCCGGGTGAAAACTGTTAATGGGTAAAAAAGTTGTGAAAACTCTGAAATTACTGTTACTGCTCTGCTTGCTTTTACCCTTGAGTGGAGCTGCGCAAGTCCCTGAATTGGTAACGGATTCTGAATTCCGTCCCGATGCAAAAGCAGCAGTAGATTCGATTTATAACTTTCAGTTTGAGGGAGCGGACCGGCGGCTCTCTGAATGGAAAGAGAAGTATCCTCAGCATCCGCTGTGGACGTTAATGGAGGGTATGAAATTTTGGTGGGAAATACTTTCAGATCTTCAGGATACATCTCACGATGAACAGTTTATTAATATGATGAAAAAGGCTAATTATCAGGCCGGTAAACTGTTGGATGAGCAGCCGGGTCATGTTGATGCCCTTATTATTCAGGCAATTAGTAATGGTTATATAGCCCGTCAATATTCCAATCGTGAAGAGTGGATTAGTAGCCTGAATTATGCTCGCAAGGCGTTGAATGCGAATGAAAAATTAAAGAATCAGGAATCTGGCTTAGCAGATCTTAAGCTTGCAGAAGGGTTAAAGCGTTATTACGCAGCTTATCTGCCGGAAGCGTATCCTATTGTTAAAACAGTCTCATGGATGCTGCCAGAGGGAGATAAAGGAGAAGGATTAGAGTTGCTTAGGGAGGCTTCTGAA
Coding sequences:
- the scpB gene encoding SMC-Scp complex subunit ScpB; the protein is MNDYEFVDGTRLSSVIEALIFSSPEPISAEKICEIIAKGEENLGLETEAVEPFVDKLNQRYEENGLAFEITLVGGGYTFATKKRYEPWLSIFQHENAYRKLSQSAIETLAIVAYKQPVTKPEVDDIRGVDSGYILRQLLEKVLIEVSGRLDAPGKPLLYRTTKHFLKHFGINSIDELPKPREIEEILRDDDMAEHRQFLFDRQLELEELQEKAEDEDATETALSLIEAVDKIDEDEVPDLEEYTAEELTLEEEAQEEGDSDKEVNTQEDEQEEKEFESIEKPDNESTKEEE
- a CDS encoding pseudouridine synthase, with product MSRRKRRSNQRNRKEAPHAVDQNYSEDEDIRLNKYIAHCGFCSRRKADDYIAAGKVKVNDEVVTQMGVKVQRTDRVVVEGEQLNLEKLVYILLNKPKDTITTTDDPRNRDTVMDKVEDATGKRVYPVGRLDRHTMGLLLLTNDGDLANRLMHPSYEVRKTYEVETERKLKDNELQELQEGIELEDGFAKAHSIARTPNGFVLTIFEGRNRLVRRMVEYFGTEATKLKRIDYAGLNLNNVKMGQWRYLEEREINALRKLVKLEPLNFKK
- a CDS encoding tetratricopeptide repeat protein, which produces MKTLKLLLLLCLLLPLSGAAQVPELVTDSEFRPDAKAAVDSIYNFQFEGADRRLSEWKEKYPQHPLWTLMEGMKFWWEILSDLQDTSHDEQFINMMKKANYQAGKLLDEQPGHVDALIIQAISNGYIARQYSNREEWISSLNYARKALNANEKLKNQESGLADLKLAEGLKRYYAAYLPEAYPIVKTVSWMLPEGDKGEGLELLREASENAIFARAEATYFLGNIAFNYEKEYMEAVQHFVELQRQYPRNNYYARLLVKSYYRLRHYGKALEYIKTTLRHWDNEGFPKQKILQEELWTWKGQIVERMGNVEEALALYKSAFELGGELPNTRERSFWMVSGYKAGNILAKRGEHEEARHYLEKVAEASRSSSYRDKARDLLSELE
- a CDS encoding glutamate-cysteine ligase family protein, producing MGESRVKLADSQEEVQRFMKYVLKDLRALDRMLEEDDWFETDPIRIGAEQELCLVNQQAKAWPHSMEILNKLESEGAEGFTTEFAKFNLEINLKPLEFTGDCLSQMEENLQQQIDRVRRVAEDMGGEILLTGILPTIRKMDIDLKNMTPLQRYRALCEAITKLRSEDFDLRIQGMDELLMKFDSPLLEACNTGFQVHLQVDPEEFVTKYNIAQLVTAPVLAGTVGSPILFGKRLWNETRIALFQQSVDTRTVGDHLRESSPRVTFGNEWVKESILEIFQEDTARYRVMLSSEVTEDVEKMLDEGTPPALKALQVHNGTVYRWNRPCYGLLDGKAHLRIENRMMPSGPTVTDEVANSAFWLGLMNKMDDYYPNISEKMDFDDARMNFVAASKMGLDTKFRWFDDQRINAVDLITEELLPIAREGLEEVDIANSDISDYLGLIRDRVSSGQTPSYWMLNNYAALMKENESKEHTLAAITTAMVKNQKKGEPVHKWGRVRIEDLDHWEPSSLIVEEFMTTDLFTVQKDDILEFVANLIDWRRIQYVPVEDEKKHLVGLVTMRMMFNEYSKAVNQGKDVVESVEDIMIDNPITIHPEASIMEAMDIMDSQEIGCLPVVKNNRLVGIITEHNYMKIAGRLLKVLHSNNDPNE
- a CDS encoding succinylglutamate desuccinylase/aspartoacylase family protein translates to MNKTATTEDNIQIASKRIIGSLEGPKKGPLVILLTGMHGNETAGVEAVSSILELLEQRKEEFRGRLLGIRANLQALQHGVRYVDEDMNRIWFTSIIEDIRSKPEHHLRSSERVEVKRLLRILDRLQENSSEKVILADVHTFSAEGAMFTIPGKVNEHRELLSQIYAPMVFGIGESLRGTALKYYQKRGILSFALEGGQHTNQLTQYNITASLFLLLQALGCIKSEHYPEIAKFREHLQSHTRQLPAQTELVYQHMIEDGDEFKMRPGYSNFQKVKEGEWLASDRRGKIEARCDGYILMPLYQEQGNDGFFIIKEHEA
- a CDS encoding alpha/beta hydrolase family protein, translated to MKQSGFVPSSENLPIYYDLYTPDEWSSGQPLPVVLFLHGFKGFKDWGAFPDACAELSRAGFAVLAMNFSLNGVGESMTEFDQLDRFARETLSQDLDDVGSVIAALKNSKIEMSEGIQLDTDVIGIVGHSRGGHTAVAAAAEYPEVKCLVTWSAVADYNARWSSEMVSDWEEKGVTEIINGRTGQIMPVKKIVHEDALENADRLMAVKRVEELSIPALFVHSRGDEAVPYSEAEKLYEHCTSEQKEILLMPDSGHTFDTSHPFDGEDFPDIFQEVVTATREWFQNYLQ